Proteins from one Flavobacterium sp. N2038 genomic window:
- a CDS encoding quinone oxidoreductase family protein produces MKALTFSSFGNSDVLEYIEIPNPQLKSDEILIEMKAIGLNFADVYRRKGNYHLKGNPPFIAGYEGAGIVIDANNHPEYKVGDRVAFADAPFANAELVAVNTNHILPLPEAISFETAASILLQGLTAHYLATDSHKTQKGETVLIHAVAGGVGQILTQISKFLGAKIIGLTSSADKAKVATEQGADHVFLYNEDWKSQVFNVTPKGVDVVYDSIGSTLTESFEVTKECGQVVFFGMAGGDPEYVDPRMLMDTSKTLTGGDLWSYLNSKEERIKRANQLFNWITEGKIKLSEPTSFKLSEGKLAHDYLESRKSTGKIILIP; encoded by the coding sequence ATGAAAGCACTTACCTTCTCTTCTTTTGGGAATTCAGATGTTTTAGAATATATCGAAATCCCAAATCCACAACTAAAAAGCGATGAGATTTTAATCGAAATGAAAGCTATCGGATTAAATTTTGCCGATGTTTACAGACGAAAGGGAAATTATCATTTAAAAGGAAATCCACCTTTTATTGCGGGTTACGAAGGTGCCGGAATTGTAATCGATGCCAATAATCATCCTGAATACAAAGTGGGCGATCGTGTGGCTTTTGCCGACGCTCCTTTTGCAAATGCCGAACTGGTTGCTGTAAACACCAATCATATTTTACCTCTGCCAGAAGCGATTTCGTTTGAAACCGCAGCTTCTATATTATTACAAGGTTTAACCGCACATTATTTAGCCACCGATAGTCATAAAACTCAAAAAGGTGAAACAGTATTAATTCACGCCGTTGCTGGCGGAGTTGGTCAGATCTTAACCCAAATCAGTAAATTTTTAGGTGCAAAAATCATAGGCTTAACCTCATCTGCAGACAAAGCCAAAGTGGCAACTGAGCAAGGTGCAGATCATGTTTTTCTTTACAATGAAGATTGGAAATCACAAGTTTTTAATGTAACTCCAAAAGGAGTTGATGTTGTTTATGACAGTATCGGAAGCACTTTAACAGAAAGCTTCGAAGTGACTAAAGAATGTGGTCAGGTTGTTTTCTTCGGAATGGCAGGCGGCGATCCTGAATATGTAGACCCAAGAATGTTAATGGATACTTCAAAAACTTTAACCGGTGGCGATTTATGGAGTTACTTAAACTCAAAAGAAGAAAGAATCAAAAGAGCTAATCAATTATTCAACTGGATTACTGAAGGCAAAATCAAACTTTCTGAACCAACATCCTTTAAATTATCTGAAGGAAAACTGGCACATGATTATCTGGAAAGCCGAAAAAGTACAGGGAAAATAATTTTGATTCCGTAA
- a CDS encoding cupin domain-containing protein, translated as MSLFILLLLLLSVNIYAQDPIKVAPNAYKKVLLENERVRIMQVEITPGETIPWHHHPDHTIYALTDGKIEITDKGKAPVIMDIKAGDAMYIPTVTHMAKNLGDTTVNLVVTEIKPRTKK; from the coding sequence ATGTCTCTGTTCATACTATTACTTTTACTATTAAGTGTGAATATCTATGCGCAAGACCCTATAAAAGTAGCGCCTAACGCGTATAAAAAAGTACTTCTTGAGAATGAAAGAGTAAGAATAATGCAAGTTGAGATTACTCCGGGAGAAACAATCCCATGGCATCATCATCCTGATCACACCATCTATGCATTGACTGATGGAAAAATTGAAATAACCGATAAAGGCAAAGCACCTGTTATTATGGATATTAAAGCCGGGGATGCCATGTACATACCTACAGTGACACATATGGCAAAAAATTTAGGGGATACAACTGTGAATTTAGTTGTAACAGAAATAAAACCCAGAACTAAAAAATAG
- a CDS encoding aminopeptidase P N-terminal domain-containing protein codes for MKQLFLLFVFLFTVNQVKSQENLPTDYLTKEFHKGRREAFRALMPANSVAVVFAYPERVFSKDINYNYHANPDMYYLTGYKEPDAVLLIFKEAQGTEKYNEVLFVRERNTAHEMWTGRRLGIEGAKSKLGFTTVYNGKDFKDFAIDFKKFDKVIYDAIPTDIRNDKSGFDLFGLLENFKTKAAINTDDKAPIESFADITSSLREIKTPEELVLMRKTVKLSCVAHNEVMKAVGPDMSENEADGIHAYIHKHYGAEGEGYGPIVGAGANGCILHYWENNATKMDNQLLLMDVGSEYHGYSADVTRTIPANGKFTEEQKAIYQIVYDAQEAVFKICKAGTPLVALNEAAKDVIAKGLIKLGIITDPKEVKLYYPHTCSHFLGLDVHDKGTYKGPQTVIKENMILTVEPGIYIPANSKCDKKWWNIGVRIEDDILMLKDSYENLSAESPRKWQDIEALAKQKSTFNDMKLPKI; via the coding sequence ATGAAGCAATTATTCTTATTATTTGTTTTTTTATTCACTGTAAATCAAGTAAAATCACAAGAAAACCTTCCGACAGATTATCTCACTAAAGAATTCCACAAAGGCCGTCGTGAAGCTTTTAGGGCTTTGATGCCTGCCAATTCTGTAGCGGTTGTATTTGCTTACCCTGAAAGAGTTTTTTCAAAAGACATCAACTACAATTATCACGCAAATCCCGATATGTATTACTTAACGGGATACAAAGAACCTGATGCTGTACTGTTAATTTTCAAAGAAGCTCAAGGAACTGAGAAATACAATGAAGTCCTTTTTGTTAGAGAAAGAAATACAGCTCATGAAATGTGGACAGGAAGACGTTTAGGAATTGAAGGCGCAAAATCGAAACTAGGTTTTACTACTGTTTATAACGGAAAAGACTTTAAAGATTTTGCCATTGATTTTAAAAAATTCGATAAAGTAATTTATGATGCGATCCCAACAGACATTCGTAATGACAAAAGCGGATTTGATCTTTTTGGACTTTTGGAAAACTTTAAAACCAAGGCCGCAATAAATACTGACGATAAAGCACCTATTGAATCTTTTGCAGATATTACGAGTTCTCTTAGAGAAATAAAAACTCCCGAAGAACTTGTTCTAATGCGCAAAACTGTAAAATTATCCTGTGTTGCCCACAACGAAGTAATGAAAGCAGTTGGCCCAGATATGAGCGAAAACGAAGCTGATGGAATTCATGCTTATATACACAAGCACTATGGCGCCGAAGGCGAAGGCTATGGCCCGATAGTAGGTGCCGGAGCAAACGGATGCATATTACATTATTGGGAAAACAACGCCACAAAAATGGACAATCAACTATTATTAATGGATGTTGGCTCTGAGTATCACGGTTATTCTGCAGATGTTACCAGAACAATTCCGGCAAACGGAAAATTTACCGAGGAACAAAAAGCGATTTATCAAATTGTTTATGATGCTCAGGAAGCTGTTTTCAAAATCTGTAAGGCAGGAACTCCTCTTGTTGCCCTAAACGAAGCTGCAAAAGATGTTATCGCAAAAGGACTTATCAAATTAGGTATCATCACAGATCCAAAAGAGGTAAAATTATACTATCCGCATACCTGCTCTCACTTTCTTGGTTTAGATGTTCACGACAAAGGAACTTACAAAGGACCACAGACAGTTATAAAAGAAAATATGATTCTGACCGTTGAACCTGGAATTTATATTCCTGCCAACAGCAAATGCGATAAAAAATGGTGGAATATTGGTGTTCGTATCGAAGATGACATTTTAATGCTTAAAGATTCTTACGAAAACTTATCAGCAGAATCTCCTAGAAAATGGCAGGATATCGAAGCTTTAGCCAAACAAAAAAGTACTTTTAATGATATGAAACTTCCGAAAATATAA
- the msrA gene encoding peptide-methionine (S)-S-oxide reductase MsrA yields MKNILLICFLALSLKGFAQNKKASNLETITLGGGCYWCVEAVYENLDGVKSVVSGFSGGKVANPTYEEVCTGTTGHAEVVQITYDKNITDINEIFKVFFTVHDPTTLNRQGADVGTQYRSVIFYKNEEQKKAAQSIIAELNKAKVYNNPIVTKVEPFKTFYKAEDYHQNYYANNKNQPYCKMVIQPKIEKFEKVFKDKLKKK; encoded by the coding sequence ATGAAAAATATACTTTTAATCTGTTTTCTTGCTTTATCACTAAAGGGTTTTGCACAGAATAAAAAAGCATCAAATCTTGAAACCATTACACTTGGTGGTGGTTGCTATTGGTGTGTAGAGGCCGTTTATGAGAATTTAGACGGAGTAAAATCTGTCGTTTCAGGATTCTCCGGGGGCAAAGTTGCAAATCCCACTTACGAAGAAGTTTGTACCGGAACAACAGGACATGCCGAGGTTGTTCAGATCACTTATGATAAAAACATAACTGATATTAATGAAATCTTCAAGGTGTTTTTTACTGTACATGACCCAACAACTCTAAATCGTCAGGGAGCAGATGTTGGAACTCAATATCGTTCTGTAATTTTTTATAAAAACGAAGAACAGAAAAAAGCCGCTCAGAGCATTATTGCAGAACTCAATAAAGCAAAAGTCTACAACAATCCAATTGTAACTAAAGTAGAACCCTTTAAAACATTTTATAAAGCCGAAGATTATCATCAGAATTATTACGCAAACAACAAAAATCAGCCGTATTGTAAAATGGTAATTCAGCCTAAAATTGAAAAATTTGAAAAAGTCTTTAAAGACAAACTCAAAAAGAAATAA
- the msrB gene encoding peptide-methionine (R)-S-oxide reductase MsrB, with product MKTNNLIYTICFLIPLFILQACGQNTKKQTTSTVTMENKISKPENPYYSNTDTTKLNVSNAEWKKVLPEDVYAVMREADTERPFTGKYWNTDEKGTYYCASCGNKLFRSTAKFSSSCGWPSFFEQDSKKSVVYKNDNSLGMERIEALCGRCGGHLGHLFDDGPEPTGKRYCMNSIALDFIPDNK from the coding sequence ATGAAAACGAATAACTTAATTTACACTATTTGCTTTTTAATACCACTTTTCATTTTACAAGCCTGTGGGCAAAACACGAAAAAGCAAACTACAAGTACGGTTACTATGGAAAATAAAATAAGCAAACCGGAAAATCCTTATTATTCTAATACCGACACTACAAAATTAAACGTAAGCAATGCCGAATGGAAGAAAGTCCTTCCTGAAGATGTTTATGCTGTAATGCGCGAAGCAGATACCGAAAGACCTTTTACAGGAAAATATTGGAATACAGACGAAAAAGGAACTTACTACTGCGCTTCCTGCGGTAACAAGCTTTTTAGATCAACTGCAAAATTTTCGAGTAGCTGCGGCTGGCCAAGTTTTTTTGAACAGGACAGTAAAAAAAGTGTGGTTTACAAAAATGATAACTCGCTTGGCATGGAAAGAATCGAAGCCCTTTGCGGACGTTGTGGCGGGCATTTAGGTCATTTATTTGATGACGGCCCCGAACCAACCGGAAAGCGTTATTGTATGAATTCAATTGCTCTTGATTTTATCCCTGATAACAAATAA
- the idi gene encoding isopentenyl-diphosphate Delta-isomerase codes for MIEENVILVNQKDEQIGLMPKLEAHEKALLHRAFSVFILNSKNEIMLQQRAHHKYHSPLLWTNTCCSHQREGETNIEAGSRRLYEEMGFKADLKELFHFIYKAPFDNGLTEHELDHVMIGRYNDEPAINPEEVEAWKWMSIEDVKADIEKQPEIYTVWFKIIFDEFDHYLEDHKL; via the coding sequence ATGATAGAAGAAAACGTAATACTAGTTAATCAAAAAGATGAGCAGATTGGCTTAATGCCAAAATTAGAAGCGCATGAAAAAGCACTTTTGCATCGCGCCTTTTCTGTTTTTATTTTAAATAGTAAAAATGAAATAATGCTACAGCAACGTGCTCATCACAAATACCACTCACCTTTACTCTGGACCAATACTTGTTGCAGTCACCAACGTGAAGGCGAGACCAATATCGAGGCTGGGAGCCGAAGATTGTACGAAGAAATGGGGTTTAAGGCTGATTTGAAAGAATTGTTTCATTTTATCTACAAAGCTCCTTTTGATAATGGATTAACAGAGCACGAGCTTGATCATGTTATGATTGGTCGTTATAATGATGAACCGGCAATAAATCCCGAAGAAGTTGAAGCATGGAAATGGATGAGTATTGAGGATGTAAAAGCTGATATTGAAAAACAGCCAGAAATTTATACCGTATGGTTTAAGATAATTTTTGATGAATTTGATCATTATCTCGAAGACCATAAATTATAA
- a CDS encoding 6-pyruvoyl trahydropterin synthase family protein: protein MRVTISRKAHFNAAHRLYRKDWTFEKNDAVFGKCNNPNFHGHNYGLTVSVTGKIDPETGFVLDVKVLADIIREEVEIPFDHKNLNLDVPEFQDLNPTAENIAVVIWNKIKKRIQPDFDLEIILNETDRNFVTYKGES, encoded by the coding sequence ATGAGAGTAACCATATCAAGAAAAGCACATTTTAATGCTGCACATCGATTGTACAGAAAGGACTGGACATTTGAGAAAAACGATGCTGTTTTTGGCAAATGTAATAACCCTAATTTTCATGGTCACAACTATGGTTTAACAGTAAGTGTTACAGGAAAAATTGACCCGGAAACAGGCTTTGTTTTAGATGTGAAAGTATTAGCGGATATTATACGCGAAGAAGTAGAAATACCGTTTGATCACAAAAATCTGAATCTGGATGTTCCGGAATTTCAGGATTTGAATCCAACAGCCGAAAATATTGCTGTTGTGATATGGAATAAAATTAAAAAAAGAATTCAGCCTGATTTTGATTTGGAAATCATTTTGAATGAAACAGACCGCAATTTTGTAACCTATAAAGGAGAAAGTTAA
- a CDS encoding peroxiredoxin, whose protein sequence is MSLKIGDIVPNFTAKDSHGETFESQSVLGRKPLVIYFYPKDNTPGCTTEACSFRDQYEDFKDLGAEVIGVSSDSVKSHQKFANKYKLPFILLSDKDKRLRQLFGVRNNLFGLLPGRVTYIIDRNGVVIYIFDSMNAEKHISAALETIKELVL, encoded by the coding sequence ATGTCATTAAAAATAGGAGATATAGTTCCGAATTTTACTGCAAAGGATAGTCACGGAGAAACTTTTGAAAGCCAAAGTGTTTTAGGAAGAAAACCGTTGGTAATCTATTTTTACCCCAAAGATAATACGCCGGGCTGTACAACCGAAGCTTGTAGTTTTCGTGATCAATACGAAGATTTTAAGGATCTGGGAGCCGAAGTCATTGGTGTAAGTAGTGATAGCGTAAAGTCGCATCAGAAATTTGCCAATAAGTATAAATTGCCTTTTATTTTATTATCAGATAAAGATAAAAGACTCAGACAGCTTTTTGGTGTTCGTAACAACCTGTTTGGTCTTTTACCTGGAAGGGTAACTTATATTATTGATAGAAACGGGGTTGTTATTTATATTTTTGATAGTATGAATGCTGAAAAACATATTTCGGCAGCACTTGAGACTATTAAAGAATTAGTATTATAG
- a CDS encoding type I phosphomannose isomerase catalytic subunit: protein MSTQLYPLQFEPILKERIWGGEKLKTVLNKPISSKITGESWELSTVEGDVSVIANGVLKGKSLMQLIDEAPDEVLGTKVYERFGKQFPLLFKYLDAREDLSIQVHPNDQLAKERHNSFGKTEMWYVMQADADSRIIVGFKENSSKEEYVKHLNDNTLVSILDDVKAKPGDVFFLETGTVHAIGAGLVVAEIQQTSDITYRLYDFDRVDAQGNKRELHVDLALDAINYNKVNTQKKYETKANASNVVVDCPYFTTNFIPLESTVEVSRTGETFTVYMCIEGSFEIEFDGFKQTYTKGDTVLIPAAINTFVLSGKASILEIYIS from the coding sequence ATGAGTACACAATTATATCCTTTACAGTTTGAACCAATTCTAAAAGAAAGAATCTGGGGAGGAGAAAAACTAAAAACAGTTTTAAACAAACCAATTTCATCAAAAATTACAGGTGAGAGCTGGGAGTTGTCTACCGTAGAAGGAGATGTGAGTGTTATTGCAAACGGAGTTTTAAAAGGGAAATCCTTAATGCAGCTTATTGATGAGGCTCCAGACGAAGTTTTAGGAACAAAAGTATATGAGCGATTTGGCAAACAATTTCCACTTCTTTTTAAATATTTAGATGCTCGTGAAGATCTTTCTATTCAGGTGCATCCAAATGATCAATTGGCAAAAGAACGTCATAATTCATTTGGGAAAACAGAAATGTGGTATGTAATGCAAGCCGACGCTGATTCCAGAATTATTGTTGGTTTTAAAGAAAATTCAAGTAAAGAAGAATATGTAAAACATTTAAATGACAATACACTTGTCTCTATTTTGGATGATGTAAAAGCAAAACCAGGAGATGTTTTCTTTTTAGAAACAGGAACCGTTCATGCTATTGGTGCCGGATTGGTGGTGGCAGAAATTCAGCAAACATCGGATATTACATATCGTTTATACGATTTTGATCGTGTAGATGCGCAAGGAAATAAGAGAGAGCTTCATGTAGATTTAGCACTAGATGCTATAAACTATAATAAGGTTAATACGCAAAAAAAATATGAGACAAAAGCAAATGCATCAAATGTGGTGGTTGATTGTCCTTATTTTACGACCAATTTTATTCCGTTAGAAAGTACAGTTGAGGTTTCTAGGACCGGAGAAACATTTACAGTATATATGTGCATTGAAGGAAGTTTCGAAATCGAATTTGATGGGTTTAAACAAACTTATACCAAAGGGGATACTGTTTTAATTCCGGCTGCGATAAATACATTTGTTTTGAGCGGAAAAGCTTCAATTTTAGAAATTTACATTTCATAG
- a CDS encoding hydroxymethylglutaryl-CoA reductase, translating to MKNPPSNITRAKFDLINSAVIEKLESYNPQPDQELASIPKQDPYTLEGQKLRLNFIQKQLGTNTDYLSGEKVFSNNESLKGNIENYIGMSQIPTGIIGPLVINGTHAQGGFYVPLATTEGALLASYSRGAKACKESGAITVITLQQGVQRTPTFKFKNLIDLGKFASWIMNHTETFSLLTKETSNYAILNDLNINIEGNILILRLEYTSGDASGQNMVTICSDKICHYILENCPVKPIFWTIEGNYSGDKKTGPINTRARGRKITAEIILKKEIIKSVLKTTPSLLHEQWKISVSGAQKAGVVGNGMHPSNGLAALFIACGQDVACTGEASIATTRMEINENNDVYYAITMSNIIIGTVGGGTSFPTQKECLQLMDCYGPGKSGKFAEIAIALCLTGELSILAAMSSGQFTTAHQTLGR from the coding sequence ATGAAAAATCCACCTAGCAACATTACTCGTGCAAAATTTGATTTAATTAATTCAGCAGTTATTGAAAAATTAGAATCTTATAATCCACAACCTGATCAGGAATTAGCCTCAATTCCAAAACAAGACCCCTACACTTTAGAAGGTCAAAAATTGCGTTTAAACTTTATTCAAAAGCAATTAGGCACAAACACCGATTATCTATCAGGAGAAAAAGTATTCAGCAACAATGAAAGCTTAAAAGGAAATATTGAAAACTACATTGGCATGTCGCAAATTCCAACAGGAATTATTGGACCATTAGTAATTAATGGTACTCATGCTCAGGGAGGTTTTTATGTTCCTCTGGCAACAACAGAAGGCGCTTTACTTGCCTCATATAGCAGAGGCGCAAAAGCATGTAAAGAAAGCGGAGCAATTACCGTTATTACACTTCAGCAAGGCGTACAAAGAACTCCAACTTTTAAATTTAAAAATCTAATTGATTTAGGAAAATTTGCTTCATGGATTATGAATCATACCGAAACATTTTCATTATTAACCAAAGAAACAAGCAATTATGCCATTCTAAATGATTTAAACATCAATATTGAAGGCAATATTTTAATTTTAAGATTAGAATACACATCGGGCGACGCATCTGGTCAAAACATGGTCACTATATGCTCGGATAAAATATGCCACTATATACTTGAAAACTGCCCCGTAAAACCCATCTTTTGGACAATAGAAGGTAATTATTCCGGAGATAAAAAAACAGGACCAATTAACACAAGAGCTCGTGGAAGAAAAATTACAGCAGAAATAATCTTAAAAAAAGAAATTATTAAATCTGTTCTAAAGACTACTCCGTCATTATTACATGAACAATGGAAAATATCAGTTTCAGGAGCCCAAAAAGCTGGTGTTGTAGGAAACGGCATGCATCCTTCTAATGGCCTTGCCGCTTTGTTTATTGCCTGCGGACAGGATGTAGCCTGTACAGGTGAAGCTTCGATAGCAACGACAAGAATGGAGATCAATGAAAACAACGATGTTTATTATGCTATAACAATGTCAAACATAATTATTGGAACTGTTGGTGGCGGAACTTCATTTCCTACGCAAAAAGAATGTCTTCAATTAATGGACTGCTACGGCCCTGGCAAAAGCGGTAAATTTGCAGAAATCGCTATTGCCTTATGCTTAACAGGCGAGCTTTCGATTTTGGCAGCAATGTCTTCAGGCCAATTTACAACTGCACATCAAACACTAGGAAGATAA
- a CDS encoding DUF4369 domain-containing protein — protein MKKSIIAFVALALLASCSKKESTNNLHITGNIKGLKNGTLYIQRIVDTSLVAIDSIKIDGNSAFESDIKLESPEMLYLFLDRGVTNSLDNNILFFAEPGNINIDTNLDNFIYNAKITGSKNQDLYQEYQKINSRFNDENLSMLEARFKAIKRKDQKALDSINAKHDSNIKRKYLFATNFAINHKDQEIAPYIALAEIYDINVKFLDTIQKSMTPKVAQSLYGKKLTKYVAEIKKQDTISNIKQ, from the coding sequence ATGAAAAAATCAATTATTGCTTTTGTTGCACTTGCACTATTAGCTTCATGCAGCAAAAAAGAATCTACAAACAACCTACATATTACAGGAAACATTAAAGGATTAAAAAACGGAACTTTATATATTCAAAGAATTGTTGACACCTCTCTTGTAGCAATCGACAGTATTAAAATCGACGGAAACTCAGCTTTTGAGAGCGACATTAAATTAGAATCTCCAGAAATGCTTTATTTGTTTTTAGATCGTGGAGTAACAAACTCATTAGACAACAATATTTTATTTTTTGCTGAACCTGGAAACATAAATATCGATACAAATCTGGATAATTTTATTTACAATGCTAAAATTACAGGATCTAAAAATCAGGATTTATACCAGGAGTATCAAAAGATAAATTCTCGTTTTAACGATGAAAACCTTTCTATGCTTGAAGCAAGATTTAAAGCCATAAAAAGAAAGGACCAAAAGGCACTTGACAGCATCAACGCAAAACATGATTCAAACATTAAAAGAAAATATTTGTTTGCTACCAACTTTGCTATTAATCACAAAGATCAGGAAATCGCACCTTATATTGCTTTAGCCGAGATTTATGACATAAACGTTAAATTCCTGGATACAATTCAAAAGTCAATGACTCCAAAAGTAGCACAATCACTTTACGGAAAAAAACTAACCAAATATGTAGCCGAAATTAAAAAGCAAGACACAATAAGCAACATAAAACAGTAA
- the htpG gene encoding molecular chaperone HtpG, which translates to MTTGKINVSVENIFPLIKKFLYSDHEIFLRELVSNGTDATLKLKHLISIGEAKVEYGNPVIEIKVDKDGKKIHIIDQGLGMTADEVEKYINQVAFSGAEEFLDKYKDSAKDSGIIGHFGLGFYSAFMVAEKVEIITKSYKDEPAAHWTCDGSPEFTLEPADKTSRGTEIILHIAEDSLEFLDDSKISGLLSKYNKFMPIPIKFGTRTETLPKPEDAPEDYVNETVEIDNIINNPNPAWTKQPSELSEEDYKNFYRELYPMQFEDPLFNIHLNVDYPFNLTGILYFPKLGTDMQIQKDKIQLYQNQVYVTDNVEGIVPEFLTMLKGVIDSPDIPLNVSRSGLQADGAVKKISNYITRKVADKLKALFNENRADFEEKWNDIKIVLEYGMLSEDKFYEKAGAFVLYPTVDNTYFTLEELKEKLKENQTDKDGKLVVLYAGNKDAQHSYIEAAKDKGYEVLLLDSPIISHLIQKIENDNSGVTFVRVDSDHIDNLIKKDENTISKLSDEEKATLKTSLEAYIPKAYSVQLEAMDSQAAPFIITQPEFMRRMKEMSQSGGGGMFGMGNMPEMYNLVVNTNSDLASSILNTEDKTHQEHLVKQALDLAKLSQNLLKGEALTAFVKRSFEMIK; encoded by the coding sequence ATGACAACAGGTAAAATTAATGTTTCGGTTGAAAACATCTTTCCCTTAATCAAAAAGTTCTTATACAGCGACCATGAAATTTTCTTGCGTGAGCTCGTTTCAAACGGAACTGATGCTACTTTAAAATTAAAACACCTTATCAGCATTGGCGAAGCTAAAGTTGAATATGGAAATCCGGTTATCGAAATTAAAGTAGATAAAGACGGAAAAAAAATCCATATAATTGACCAAGGTTTAGGTATGACTGCTGATGAAGTAGAAAAATACATTAATCAGGTTGCTTTTTCAGGAGCCGAGGAATTCCTGGACAAATACAAAGATTCTGCAAAAGACTCTGGAATTATCGGACACTTTGGTCTTGGTTTCTATTCTGCTTTTATGGTTGCAGAAAAAGTTGAAATTATCACTAAATCATACAAAGACGAACCGGCAGCACACTGGACATGTGACGGAAGCCCTGAATTTACTTTAGAGCCTGCTGACAAAACTTCACGTGGGACTGAAATCATTCTTCATATCGCTGAGGATTCTCTTGAATTCTTAGACGATTCAAAAATTAGTGGTTTATTGAGCAAGTACAATAAGTTTATGCCTATTCCAATTAAATTTGGAACAAGAACAGAAACACTTCCAAAACCAGAAGATGCTCCGGAAGATTATGTAAACGAAACTGTTGAGATCGATAATATCATCAACAACCCAAATCCGGCATGGACAAAACAACCATCTGAATTATCTGAAGAAGATTATAAGAACTTCTACAGAGAGTTGTACCCAATGCAGTTCGAAGATCCTTTATTTAACATTCATTTAAATGTAGATTACCCATTTAACTTAACTGGTATTTTGTATTTCCCAAAACTGGGCACCGATATGCAAATCCAGAAAGATAAAATTCAGTTGTACCAAAACCAGGTTTACGTTACAGATAACGTAGAAGGAATTGTACCTGAATTTTTAACAATGCTAAAAGGAGTTATTGATTCACCAGACATTCCACTGAATGTTTCTCGTTCAGGCTTACAGGCTGATGGTGCAGTTAAGAAAATCTCAAACTACATTACCCGTAAAGTTGCGGATAAATTAAAAGCTTTATTCAACGAGAACCGTGCTGATTTTGAAGAAAAATGGAACGATATTAAAATTGTTCTGGAGTACGGAATGCTTTCTGAAGATAAATTCTACGAAAAAGCTGGTGCATTTGTTTTGTATCCAACTGTTGATAATACTTATTTTACTTTAGAAGAATTAAAAGAAAAACTAAAAGAAAATCAAACAGATAAAGACGGTAAACTTGTTGTTCTTTATGCAGGAAATAAAGATGCACAACACTCTTATATAGAAGCTGCAAAAGACAAAGGTTACGAAGTATTGCTTTTAGATTCTCCAATTATCTCTCATTTAATTCAAAAAATTGAAAATGATAATAGCGGAGTAACTTTTGTTCGTGTCGATTCTGATCATATTGACAACTTGATTAAAAAAGATGAAAACACGATTTCTAAATTATCTGATGAAGAAAAAGCAACTTTAAAAACTTCTTTAGAAGCTTATATTCCAAAAGCATACAGCGTACAACTGGAAGCAATGGACAGCCAGGCTGCACCATTTATTATTACGCAACCAGAATTTATGCGTAGAATGAAAGAAATGAGCCAATCAGGCGGTGGCGGAATGTTTGGAATGGGAAATATGCCAGAAATGTACAATTTGGTAGTAAACACAAATTCTGACTTAGCTTCAAGTATATTAAATACTGAAGACAAAACACATCAGGAGCACTTAGTAAAACAAGCTTTAGACCTGGCTAAATTATCGCAAAACCTATTAAAAGGTGAAGCCTTGACTGCTTTTGTAAAAAGAAGCTTTGAGATGATTAAGTAA